One Felis catus isolate Fca126 chromosome D2, F.catus_Fca126_mat1.0, whole genome shotgun sequence DNA window includes the following coding sequences:
- the CD2H10orf120 gene encoding uncharacterized protein C10orf120 homolog gives MIREWENGFQKTGKQRPQERKAAEGRWRMSGAPVRMSNTSDSFWDKAPLCCQRGLSSTSPLGIWTKSYKSDPRIALGKYSPLEKEILRLGGVHTTAARRFLTHKQEEEWEMLKELQSLSPDYKRALEFGTQHPRPCAACRPLEKLWTAKVIVPPEEFRMPQREKLTVVRHVERMQLARALRNKQLLPYIERLRGSSILSGGGLGPTAEDKTREDEDSEVVAFHDSARQEERGEAENKATGRREIKMNVIFKSEEPKQCLTRHPNDQKPFFPTKKAERSITGLTNRNLFRLAEFPGDLMLMSQDFISRGVHPADMTKASLLGEDSVWKGYVHKAL, from the exons ATGATCAGGGAATGGGAGAATGGCTTCCAGAAGACTGGGAAACAGAGGCCCCAAGAAAGGAAGGCTGCAGAGGGCAGGTGGAGGATGAGTGGAGCGCCAGTCAGAATGTCTAACACAAGCGATTCCTTTTGGGATAAAGcccctctgtgctgtcagcgggGTCTGAGTTCTACTTCACCGTTGGG GATATGGACCAAATCCTACAAATCAGATCCACGCATCGCCCTCGGAAAATACTCCCCCTTGGAAAAAGAGATCCTA CGGCTGGGTGGTGTCCACACCACGGCGGCAAGGAGATTTCTGACCCACAAGCAAGAGGAGGAGTGGGAAATGCTCAAGGAACTCCAGTCGCTGTCTCCGGACTACAAGCGGGCACTGGAGTTCGGAACACAGCATCCCCGTCCCTGTGCCGCCTGCAGGCCCCTGGAGAAACTGTGGACGGCCAAGGTGATCGTGCCCCCAGAGGAGTTCAGAATGCCCCAGCGCGAGAAGCTCACTGTCGTCAGGCACGTAGAACGGATGCAGCTTGCTCGAGCCCTACGGAATAAGCAGCTGTTGCCCTACATCGAGAGGCTCAGGGGCTCTTCGATTCTGTCTGGAGGGGGCCTGGGCCCAACGGCAGAAGACAAGACCAGGGAAGACGAGGACAGCGAGGTCGTGGCTTTCCACGACTCTGCCAGGCAAGAGGAGAGAGGCGAGGCAGAGAACAAAGCCACAGGCAGacgagaaataaaaatgaacgtCATCTTCAAGTCGGAAGAACCGAAACAATGTCTCACACGCCATCCAAATGATCAGAAACCGTTCTTCCCCACCAAGAAGGCGGAACGGTCCATCACTGGCCTAACCAACCGAAATCTTTTCCGCTTAGCTGAGTTCCCTGGTGACCTAATGCTGATGAGTCAGGATTTTATTTCCCGGGGGGTCCACCCCGCTGATATGACAAAGGCCAGCCTCCTGGGGGAAGACAGCGTCTGGAAAGGGTACGTGCACAAAGCTCTTTAG